Proteins encoded together in one Salvelinus fontinalis isolate EN_2023a chromosome 6, ASM2944872v1, whole genome shotgun sequence window:
- the LOC129857933 gene encoding E3 ubiquitin-protein ligase BRE1A-like isoform X2, whose translation MSGQKRLCDSSIPSSSSSAPPEKRREREGGEDGGPGVSSTAGGSTAVETVIKLGGVSNSEEQDVKALQVKNRKLGESLDQRQVIEDELRERIERLETRQATDDASLLILNRYWNQFDDNVCLIGRRYDESGSESVETPAGEGRSLKPDTPEPDGDSNQERAKDRGHQGETTTSFLATLASSSSEEMEAELQERVESSQKQANRVVEIYDSLKTTVEQLKKDQDSGAEGSVWQVAAQLNTLLSSENDRLRQLTEDLQQKHSHMTSESRSLGRAVARADTRVSELQGLIEELQWDMEKIRRRENRLNTHLGEVLERVNSKGYKVCGEASSVCGTITINKRKFEEMNSELEENRELAENRLSELQRRQQDLQTFNQENNNMKVSLQSLTQGLGRQNPMALSPNPAIGLAEVPRPYSAIQTSQMKVELLSRAEGVVRESSEYRCLQSQFSVLYNESVGLKSQLDETRTRLNTTRTARLRQLEHMENDEVSLQRKVRTEVFQLEDTLAQVRKEYEMLRIEFEQTLAANEQAGPINREMRHLISTLQTHNQHMKGEVVKYKLTLREAQTDLSQARTTKGSAILQSQSSTELDLKEETTSPLTPAASADVTIKMESDNGSATPTSTSTSVKTEPGTETEGEIKEEEKEKEVKKEKEKERERERPTRGGGGTEEKEKAGTSNQLEEVAPERPFVIGGPKRKEVEQLKIVRAELKKAQESQREMKLLLDMYRSAPKEQRDKVQLMAAEKKAKSEAEELKQRLRDLEERERREGKKMADEEALRKICSVEEQINILNKKLSLAKQEDALLSEMDVTGQAFEDMQEQNIRLMQQLREKDDANFKLMSERIKSNQIHKLLKEEKEELADQLLTLKTQVDAQLQVVRKLEEKERLLQGTIGTAERELALRTQALDMNKRKTQESTVLSEEVRSQLDQVQQRLGTVREEVIENSISKEKQSFNARRAQEDISKLRRKIEKAKKPAETVRNGDDILNEEINDYKARLTCPCCNSRVKDAVLTKCFHVFCFECVKTRYDTRQRKCPKCNAAFGANDFHRIYIE comes from the exons ATGTCGGGACAGAAGCGTCTGTGTGACTCCAGCATCCCCTCTTCATCCTCCAGTGCGCCCCCCGAGAAacggagggagcgagagggaggagaggatgggggtccAGGGGTCAGCTCTACTGCAGGAGGGAGCACTGCTGTGGAAACAGTCATCAAACTCGGAGGGGTTTCCAACTCG GAAGAACAGGATGTCAAAGCTCTCCAGGTGAAGAACAGGAAATTGGGAGAATCCCTCGATCAGAGACAG GTGATTGAggatgagctgagagagagaatcGAGAGACTGGAGACTCGTCAAGCTACTGATGACGCAAGCCTACTGATCCTGAACAGATACTGGAATCAG TTTGACGACAATGTGTGCCTGATTGGAAGGCGCTACGATGAGTCAGGGAGCGAGTCTGTGGAAACCCCGGCTGGAGAGGGGCGAAGCCTGAAGCCTGACACCCCAGAACCCGACGGCGACTCCAACCAGGAGAGAGCCAAAGACAGAG GCCACCAGGGGGAGACGACCACATCCTTCCTGGCCACGCTGGCCAGCAGCAGCAGcgaggagatggaggcagagcTGCAAGAGAGGGTGGAGTCCAGCCAGAAGCAGGCCAACCGCGTGGTGGAGATCTACGACAGCCTGAAGACCACCGTGGAGCAGCTGAAGAAGGACCAGGACTCTGGAGCAg AGGGCTCCGTGTGGCAGGTCGCCGCCCAGCTCaacaccctcctgtccagtgAGAATGACCGGCTGCGTCAGCTGACTGAGGACCTTCAGCAGAAGCACAGTCACATGACTAGCGAG TCTCGTTCTCTGGGCAGGGCAGTGGCGAGGGCAGATACGCGGGTCAGTGAGCTGCAGGGCCTCATCGAGGAGCTCCAGTGGGACATGGAGAAGATCCGACGCAGAGAGAACCGCCTCAACACACACCTGGGAGAAGTCCTGGAGAGG GTGAACAGTAAAGGCTACAAGGTGTGTGGGGAGGCCAGCAGTGTGTGTGGAACCATCACCATCAACAAGAGAAAG ttTGAGGAGATGAACAGTGAGTTGGAGGAGAACAGGGAGCTGGCGGAGAACCGTCTGAGCGAGCTGCAGCGGCGGCAGCAGGACCTGCAGACGTTTAACCAGGAGAACAACAACATGAAGGTGAGCCTGCAGAGCCTGACCCAGGGCCTAGGCCGCCAGAATCCTATGGCTCTCTCCCCCAACCCAGCCATTGGATTAGCTGAGGTCCCACGTCCTTATTCAGCCATCCAAACCAGTCAAATGAAG gtggaGTTGTTGAGTCGTGCTGAGGGGGTGGTGAGGGAGAGCTCAGAGTACCGTTGTCTCCAGTCCCAGTTCTCTGTCCTCTACAACGAGTCTGTGGGCCTCAAGTCTCAGCTGGACGAGACGCGCACACGCCTCAACACCACCAGGACGGCACGCCTCCGACAGCTAGAACACatggag AATGACGAGGTGTCTCTCCAGAGGAAGGTGCGTACTGAGGTGTTCCAGCTAGAGGACACTCTGGCCCAGGTCAGGAAGGAGTATGAGATGCTCCGGATCGAATTTGAACAGACCCTCGCTGCCAACGAACAAGCAG gTCCTATCAACAGGGAGATGCGTCACCTGATCAGCACCCTGCAGACACACAACCAGCAtatgaagggagaggttgtgaaaTACAAACTGACACTCAGAGAGGCACAGACTGACCTCAGCCAG GCTCGTACTACGAAGGGCAGTGCTATCCTTCAATCACAATCCAGTACGGAGCTGGACCTAAAGGAAGAGACCACCTCCCCCCTTACGCCCGCTGCCTCTGCTGATGTCACCATCAAGATGGAGTCTGACAATGGTTCAGCCACGCCCACCAGCACTA gtacCTCAGTGAAGACAGAGCCTGGGACAGAAACCGAGGGAGAAatcaaagaggaggagaaagaaaaagaggtgaagaaagagaaggaaaaggaacgggagagagagaggccaacCCGTGGAGGGGGTGGGaccgaggagaaggagaaggctgGGACCAGCAACCAATTGGAGGAGGTTGCTCCGGAGCGCCCGTTTGTGATTGGAGGACCGAAGAGGAAGGAGGTGGAGCAACTGAAAATTGTCCGGGCGGAGCTAAA GAAAGCCCAGGAGTCTCAGAGGGAAATGAAGCTACTGCTGGATATGTACCGCTCCGCGCCCAAAGAGCAGAGGGACAAAGTCCAGCTCATGGCCGCTGAGAAGAAGGCCAAGTCAGAG GCAGAGGAGCTGAAGCAGCGTCTAAGggatctggaggagagggagaggagggaggggaagaagatGGCTGATGAGGAGGCACTCCGGAAGATCTGCTCTGTCGAGGAACAAATCAACATCCTCAACAAGAAGCTCTCCCTGGCCAAGCAG GAGGATGCGTTGCTGAGTGAGATGGATGTGACGGGCCAGGCCTTTGAGGACATGCAGGAACAGAACATCCGGCTGATGCAGCAGCTCAGGGAAAAGGACGACGCCAACTTCAAACTGATGTCGGAACGCATCAAGTCCAACCAGATCCACAAGCTGCtcaaggaagagaaggaggagctcGCCGACCAGCTGCTCACGCTCAAAACGCAG GTGGATGCCCAGCTGCAGGTGGTGAGGAAGCTGGAGGAGAAGGAGCGCCTCCTCCAGGGCACCATCGGTACTGCAGAGAGAGAGCTGGCTCTGAGGACACAAGCTCTGGACATGAACAAACGCAAG ACCCAGGAGTCAACGGTGCTGTCGGAGGAGGTGCGTAGTCAGCTGGACCAGGTGCAGCAGAGACTGGGCACCGTCAGGGAGGAGGTCATTGAGAACAGCATCTCCAAAGAGAAGCAGTCCTTCAATGCACGCCGCGCACAG GAGGACATCTCCAAACTGCGGCGGAAGATCGAGAAGGCCAAGAAACCTGCCGAGACCGTCCGCAACGGCGATGACATCCTCAACGAGGAAATCAACGATTACAAG gCGCGTCTGACCTGCCCGTGCTGTAACTCCCGGGTAAAGGACGCCGTCCTGACCAAGTGTTTCCACGTCTTCTGCTTTGAGTGCGTCAAGACACGCTACGACACGCGCCAGAGGAAGTGCCCCAAGTGCAACGCCGCCTTCGGCGCCAACGACTTCCACCGCATCTACATCGAATAG
- the LOC129857933 gene encoding E3 ubiquitin-protein ligase BRE1A-like isoform X3 yields MSGQKRLCDSSIPSSSSSAPPEKRREREGGEDGGPGVSSTAGGSTAVETVIKLGGVSNSEEQDVKALQVKNRKLGESLDQRQVIEDELRERIERLETRQATDDASLLILNRYWNQFDDNVCLIGRRYDESGSESVETPAGEGRSLKPDTPEPDGDSNQERAKDRGHQGETTTSFLATLASSSSEEMEAELQERVESSQKQANRVVEIYDSLKTTVEQLKKDQDSGAEGSVWQVAAQLNTLLSSENDRLRQLTEDLQQKHSHMTSESRSLGRAVARADTRVSELQGLIEELQWDMEKIRRRENRLNTHLGEVLERVNSKGYKVCGEASSVCGTITINKRKFEEMNSELEENRELAENRLSELQRRQQDLQTFNQENNNMKVELLSRAEGVVRESSEYRCLQSQFSVLYNESVGLKSQLDETRTRLNTTRTARLRQLEHMENDEVSLQRKVRTEVFQLEDTLAQVRKEYEMLRIEFEQTLAANEQAGPINREMRHLISTLQTHNQHMKGEVVKYKLTLREAQTDLSQARTTKGSAILQSQSSTELDLKEETTSPLTPAASADVTIKMESDNGSATPTSTSTSVKTEPGTETEGEIKEEEKEKEVKKEKEKERERERPTRGGGGTEEKEKAGTSNQLEEVAPERPFVIGGPKRKEVEQLKIVRAELKKAQESQREMKLLLDMYRSAPKEQRDKVQLMAAEKKAKSEAEELKQRLRDLEERERREGKKMADEEALRKICSVEEQINILNKKLSLAKQEEDALLSEMDVTGQAFEDMQEQNIRLMQQLREKDDANFKLMSERIKSNQIHKLLKEEKEELADQLLTLKTQVDAQLQVVRKLEEKERLLQGTIGTAERELALRTQALDMNKRKTQESTVLSEEVRSQLDQVQQRLGTVREEVIENSISKEKQSFNARRAQEDISKLRRKIEKAKKPAETVRNGDDILNEEINDYKARLTCPCCNSRVKDAVLTKCFHVFCFECVKTRYDTRQRKCPKCNAAFGANDFHRIYIE; encoded by the exons ATGTCGGGACAGAAGCGTCTGTGTGACTCCAGCATCCCCTCTTCATCCTCCAGTGCGCCCCCCGAGAAacggagggagcgagagggaggagaggatgggggtccAGGGGTCAGCTCTACTGCAGGAGGGAGCACTGCTGTGGAAACAGTCATCAAACTCGGAGGGGTTTCCAACTCG GAAGAACAGGATGTCAAAGCTCTCCAGGTGAAGAACAGGAAATTGGGAGAATCCCTCGATCAGAGACAG GTGATTGAggatgagctgagagagagaatcGAGAGACTGGAGACTCGTCAAGCTACTGATGACGCAAGCCTACTGATCCTGAACAGATACTGGAATCAG TTTGACGACAATGTGTGCCTGATTGGAAGGCGCTACGATGAGTCAGGGAGCGAGTCTGTGGAAACCCCGGCTGGAGAGGGGCGAAGCCTGAAGCCTGACACCCCAGAACCCGACGGCGACTCCAACCAGGAGAGAGCCAAAGACAGAG GCCACCAGGGGGAGACGACCACATCCTTCCTGGCCACGCTGGCCAGCAGCAGCAGcgaggagatggaggcagagcTGCAAGAGAGGGTGGAGTCCAGCCAGAAGCAGGCCAACCGCGTGGTGGAGATCTACGACAGCCTGAAGACCACCGTGGAGCAGCTGAAGAAGGACCAGGACTCTGGAGCAg AGGGCTCCGTGTGGCAGGTCGCCGCCCAGCTCaacaccctcctgtccagtgAGAATGACCGGCTGCGTCAGCTGACTGAGGACCTTCAGCAGAAGCACAGTCACATGACTAGCGAG TCTCGTTCTCTGGGCAGGGCAGTGGCGAGGGCAGATACGCGGGTCAGTGAGCTGCAGGGCCTCATCGAGGAGCTCCAGTGGGACATGGAGAAGATCCGACGCAGAGAGAACCGCCTCAACACACACCTGGGAGAAGTCCTGGAGAGG GTGAACAGTAAAGGCTACAAGGTGTGTGGGGAGGCCAGCAGTGTGTGTGGAACCATCACCATCAACAAGAGAAAG ttTGAGGAGATGAACAGTGAGTTGGAGGAGAACAGGGAGCTGGCGGAGAACCGTCTGAGCGAGCTGCAGCGGCGGCAGCAGGACCTGCAGACGTTTAACCAGGAGAACAACAACATGAAG gtggaGTTGTTGAGTCGTGCTGAGGGGGTGGTGAGGGAGAGCTCAGAGTACCGTTGTCTCCAGTCCCAGTTCTCTGTCCTCTACAACGAGTCTGTGGGCCTCAAGTCTCAGCTGGACGAGACGCGCACACGCCTCAACACCACCAGGACGGCACGCCTCCGACAGCTAGAACACatggag AATGACGAGGTGTCTCTCCAGAGGAAGGTGCGTACTGAGGTGTTCCAGCTAGAGGACACTCTGGCCCAGGTCAGGAAGGAGTATGAGATGCTCCGGATCGAATTTGAACAGACCCTCGCTGCCAACGAACAAGCAG gTCCTATCAACAGGGAGATGCGTCACCTGATCAGCACCCTGCAGACACACAACCAGCAtatgaagggagaggttgtgaaaTACAAACTGACACTCAGAGAGGCACAGACTGACCTCAGCCAG GCTCGTACTACGAAGGGCAGTGCTATCCTTCAATCACAATCCAGTACGGAGCTGGACCTAAAGGAAGAGACCACCTCCCCCCTTACGCCCGCTGCCTCTGCTGATGTCACCATCAAGATGGAGTCTGACAATGGTTCAGCCACGCCCACCAGCACTA gtacCTCAGTGAAGACAGAGCCTGGGACAGAAACCGAGGGAGAAatcaaagaggaggagaaagaaaaagaggtgaagaaagagaaggaaaaggaacgggagagagagaggccaacCCGTGGAGGGGGTGGGaccgaggagaaggagaaggctgGGACCAGCAACCAATTGGAGGAGGTTGCTCCGGAGCGCCCGTTTGTGATTGGAGGACCGAAGAGGAAGGAGGTGGAGCAACTGAAAATTGTCCGGGCGGAGCTAAA GAAAGCCCAGGAGTCTCAGAGGGAAATGAAGCTACTGCTGGATATGTACCGCTCCGCGCCCAAAGAGCAGAGGGACAAAGTCCAGCTCATGGCCGCTGAGAAGAAGGCCAAGTCAGAG GCAGAGGAGCTGAAGCAGCGTCTAAGggatctggaggagagggagaggagggaggggaagaagatGGCTGATGAGGAGGCACTCCGGAAGATCTGCTCTGTCGAGGAACAAATCAACATCCTCAACAAGAAGCTCTCCCTGGCCAAGCAG GAGGAGGATGCGTTGCTGAGTGAGATGGATGTGACGGGCCAGGCCTTTGAGGACATGCAGGAACAGAACATCCGGCTGATGCAGCAGCTCAGGGAAAAGGACGACGCCAACTTCAAACTGATGTCGGAACGCATCAAGTCCAACCAGATCCACAAGCTGCtcaaggaagagaaggaggagctcGCCGACCAGCTGCTCACGCTCAAAACGCAG GTGGATGCCCAGCTGCAGGTGGTGAGGAAGCTGGAGGAGAAGGAGCGCCTCCTCCAGGGCACCATCGGTACTGCAGAGAGAGAGCTGGCTCTGAGGACACAAGCTCTGGACATGAACAAACGCAAG ACCCAGGAGTCAACGGTGCTGTCGGAGGAGGTGCGTAGTCAGCTGGACCAGGTGCAGCAGAGACTGGGCACCGTCAGGGAGGAGGTCATTGAGAACAGCATCTCCAAAGAGAAGCAGTCCTTCAATGCACGCCGCGCACAG GAGGACATCTCCAAACTGCGGCGGAAGATCGAGAAGGCCAAGAAACCTGCCGAGACCGTCCGCAACGGCGATGACATCCTCAACGAGGAAATCAACGATTACAAG gCGCGTCTGACCTGCCCGTGCTGTAACTCCCGGGTAAAGGACGCCGTCCTGACCAAGTGTTTCCACGTCTTCTGCTTTGAGTGCGTCAAGACACGCTACGACACGCGCCAGAGGAAGTGCCCCAAGTGCAACGCCGCCTTCGGCGCCAACGACTTCCACCGCATCTACATCGAATAG
- the LOC129857933 gene encoding E3 ubiquitin-protein ligase BRE1A-like isoform X1 — MSGQKRLCDSSIPSSSSSAPPEKRREREGGEDGGPGVSSTAGGSTAVETVIKLGGVSNSEEQDVKALQVKNRKLGESLDQRQVIEDELRERIERLETRQATDDASLLILNRYWNQFDDNVCLIGRRYDESGSESVETPAGEGRSLKPDTPEPDGDSNQERAKDRGHQGETTTSFLATLASSSSEEMEAELQERVESSQKQANRVVEIYDSLKTTVEQLKKDQDSGAEGSVWQVAAQLNTLLSSENDRLRQLTEDLQQKHSHMTSESRSLGRAVARADTRVSELQGLIEELQWDMEKIRRRENRLNTHLGEVLERVNSKGYKVCGEASSVCGTITINKRKFEEMNSELEENRELAENRLSELQRRQQDLQTFNQENNNMKVSLQSLTQGLGRQNPMALSPNPAIGLAEVPRPYSAIQTSQMKVELLSRAEGVVRESSEYRCLQSQFSVLYNESVGLKSQLDETRTRLNTTRTARLRQLEHMENDEVSLQRKVRTEVFQLEDTLAQVRKEYEMLRIEFEQTLAANEQAGPINREMRHLISTLQTHNQHMKGEVVKYKLTLREAQTDLSQARTTKGSAILQSQSSTELDLKEETTSPLTPAASADVTIKMESDNGSATPTSTSTSVKTEPGTETEGEIKEEEKEKEVKKEKEKERERERPTRGGGGTEEKEKAGTSNQLEEVAPERPFVIGGPKRKEVEQLKIVRAELKKAQESQREMKLLLDMYRSAPKEQRDKVQLMAAEKKAKSEAEELKQRLRDLEERERREGKKMADEEALRKICSVEEQINILNKKLSLAKQEEDALLSEMDVTGQAFEDMQEQNIRLMQQLREKDDANFKLMSERIKSNQIHKLLKEEKEELADQLLTLKTQVDAQLQVVRKLEEKERLLQGTIGTAERELALRTQALDMNKRKTQESTVLSEEVRSQLDQVQQRLGTVREEVIENSISKEKQSFNARRAQEDISKLRRKIEKAKKPAETVRNGDDILNEEINDYKARLTCPCCNSRVKDAVLTKCFHVFCFECVKTRYDTRQRKCPKCNAAFGANDFHRIYIE; from the exons ATGTCGGGACAGAAGCGTCTGTGTGACTCCAGCATCCCCTCTTCATCCTCCAGTGCGCCCCCCGAGAAacggagggagcgagagggaggagaggatgggggtccAGGGGTCAGCTCTACTGCAGGAGGGAGCACTGCTGTGGAAACAGTCATCAAACTCGGAGGGGTTTCCAACTCG GAAGAACAGGATGTCAAAGCTCTCCAGGTGAAGAACAGGAAATTGGGAGAATCCCTCGATCAGAGACAG GTGATTGAggatgagctgagagagagaatcGAGAGACTGGAGACTCGTCAAGCTACTGATGACGCAAGCCTACTGATCCTGAACAGATACTGGAATCAG TTTGACGACAATGTGTGCCTGATTGGAAGGCGCTACGATGAGTCAGGGAGCGAGTCTGTGGAAACCCCGGCTGGAGAGGGGCGAAGCCTGAAGCCTGACACCCCAGAACCCGACGGCGACTCCAACCAGGAGAGAGCCAAAGACAGAG GCCACCAGGGGGAGACGACCACATCCTTCCTGGCCACGCTGGCCAGCAGCAGCAGcgaggagatggaggcagagcTGCAAGAGAGGGTGGAGTCCAGCCAGAAGCAGGCCAACCGCGTGGTGGAGATCTACGACAGCCTGAAGACCACCGTGGAGCAGCTGAAGAAGGACCAGGACTCTGGAGCAg AGGGCTCCGTGTGGCAGGTCGCCGCCCAGCTCaacaccctcctgtccagtgAGAATGACCGGCTGCGTCAGCTGACTGAGGACCTTCAGCAGAAGCACAGTCACATGACTAGCGAG TCTCGTTCTCTGGGCAGGGCAGTGGCGAGGGCAGATACGCGGGTCAGTGAGCTGCAGGGCCTCATCGAGGAGCTCCAGTGGGACATGGAGAAGATCCGACGCAGAGAGAACCGCCTCAACACACACCTGGGAGAAGTCCTGGAGAGG GTGAACAGTAAAGGCTACAAGGTGTGTGGGGAGGCCAGCAGTGTGTGTGGAACCATCACCATCAACAAGAGAAAG ttTGAGGAGATGAACAGTGAGTTGGAGGAGAACAGGGAGCTGGCGGAGAACCGTCTGAGCGAGCTGCAGCGGCGGCAGCAGGACCTGCAGACGTTTAACCAGGAGAACAACAACATGAAGGTGAGCCTGCAGAGCCTGACCCAGGGCCTAGGCCGCCAGAATCCTATGGCTCTCTCCCCCAACCCAGCCATTGGATTAGCTGAGGTCCCACGTCCTTATTCAGCCATCCAAACCAGTCAAATGAAG gtggaGTTGTTGAGTCGTGCTGAGGGGGTGGTGAGGGAGAGCTCAGAGTACCGTTGTCTCCAGTCCCAGTTCTCTGTCCTCTACAACGAGTCTGTGGGCCTCAAGTCTCAGCTGGACGAGACGCGCACACGCCTCAACACCACCAGGACGGCACGCCTCCGACAGCTAGAACACatggag AATGACGAGGTGTCTCTCCAGAGGAAGGTGCGTACTGAGGTGTTCCAGCTAGAGGACACTCTGGCCCAGGTCAGGAAGGAGTATGAGATGCTCCGGATCGAATTTGAACAGACCCTCGCTGCCAACGAACAAGCAG gTCCTATCAACAGGGAGATGCGTCACCTGATCAGCACCCTGCAGACACACAACCAGCAtatgaagggagaggttgtgaaaTACAAACTGACACTCAGAGAGGCACAGACTGACCTCAGCCAG GCTCGTACTACGAAGGGCAGTGCTATCCTTCAATCACAATCCAGTACGGAGCTGGACCTAAAGGAAGAGACCACCTCCCCCCTTACGCCCGCTGCCTCTGCTGATGTCACCATCAAGATGGAGTCTGACAATGGTTCAGCCACGCCCACCAGCACTA gtacCTCAGTGAAGACAGAGCCTGGGACAGAAACCGAGGGAGAAatcaaagaggaggagaaagaaaaagaggtgaagaaagagaaggaaaaggaacgggagagagagaggccaacCCGTGGAGGGGGTGGGaccgaggagaaggagaaggctgGGACCAGCAACCAATTGGAGGAGGTTGCTCCGGAGCGCCCGTTTGTGATTGGAGGACCGAAGAGGAAGGAGGTGGAGCAACTGAAAATTGTCCGGGCGGAGCTAAA GAAAGCCCAGGAGTCTCAGAGGGAAATGAAGCTACTGCTGGATATGTACCGCTCCGCGCCCAAAGAGCAGAGGGACAAAGTCCAGCTCATGGCCGCTGAGAAGAAGGCCAAGTCAGAG GCAGAGGAGCTGAAGCAGCGTCTAAGggatctggaggagagggagaggagggaggggaagaagatGGCTGATGAGGAGGCACTCCGGAAGATCTGCTCTGTCGAGGAACAAATCAACATCCTCAACAAGAAGCTCTCCCTGGCCAAGCAG GAGGAGGATGCGTTGCTGAGTGAGATGGATGTGACGGGCCAGGCCTTTGAGGACATGCAGGAACAGAACATCCGGCTGATGCAGCAGCTCAGGGAAAAGGACGACGCCAACTTCAAACTGATGTCGGAACGCATCAAGTCCAACCAGATCCACAAGCTGCtcaaggaagagaaggaggagctcGCCGACCAGCTGCTCACGCTCAAAACGCAG GTGGATGCCCAGCTGCAGGTGGTGAGGAAGCTGGAGGAGAAGGAGCGCCTCCTCCAGGGCACCATCGGTACTGCAGAGAGAGAGCTGGCTCTGAGGACACAAGCTCTGGACATGAACAAACGCAAG ACCCAGGAGTCAACGGTGCTGTCGGAGGAGGTGCGTAGTCAGCTGGACCAGGTGCAGCAGAGACTGGGCACCGTCAGGGAGGAGGTCATTGAGAACAGCATCTCCAAAGAGAAGCAGTCCTTCAATGCACGCCGCGCACAG GAGGACATCTCCAAACTGCGGCGGAAGATCGAGAAGGCCAAGAAACCTGCCGAGACCGTCCGCAACGGCGATGACATCCTCAACGAGGAAATCAACGATTACAAG gCGCGTCTGACCTGCCCGTGCTGTAACTCCCGGGTAAAGGACGCCGTCCTGACCAAGTGTTTCCACGTCTTCTGCTTTGAGTGCGTCAAGACACGCTACGACACGCGCCAGAGGAAGTGCCCCAAGTGCAACGCCGCCTTCGGCGCCAACGACTTCCACCGCATCTACATCGAATAG